A region of uncultured Desulfobacter sp. DNA encodes the following proteins:
- the carA gene encoding glutamine-hydrolyzing carbamoyl-phosphate synthase small subunit has protein sequence MKALLALEDGRTFSCRSFTGPGEAQGEVVFNTSMTGYQEILTDPSYYGQMVTMTYPLIGNYGVCPEDVESDRIHVAAFIVKEYQEFPSNFRSTGTLADYLIKSHVLGIEDLDTRALTRHIRKSGAMRAMISTTDLDPESLVARARLIPSMEGSDLVGYVTTPKPYFWKDNTPDYVDTPSLENPSIWRHKGKKHSVVALDFGIKYNIIRCLENAGCEVLVVPAKTDARTIKQLNPDGVFLSNGPGDPEPLTYIVETIRQLLDYFPVFGICLGMQLLGLAMGGKTMKIKFGHRGGNQPVKNMDTGKVEITSQNHGFAVDLNTLDRKKCHLTHINLNEDSLEGLKNDTIRAFAVQYHPEASPGPHDAAYLFNQFAKVMENAKA, from the coding sequence ATGAAAGCATTGTTAGCCCTGGAAGATGGAAGGACATTTTCCTGCAGAAGTTTTACAGGGCCGGGAGAAGCCCAGGGAGAGGTGGTGTTCAACACCAGCATGACCGGTTACCAGGAGATCCTGACCGACCCGTCTTATTACGGACAGATGGTCACCATGACCTATCCGCTCATTGGCAACTACGGGGTGTGTCCGGAAGATGTTGAGTCGGACCGTATTCATGTGGCAGCCTTCATTGTCAAAGAATACCAAGAGTTTCCAAGCAATTTCAGATCAACGGGAACCCTTGCCGACTATCTGATAAAATCCCATGTACTGGGCATCGAAGACCTTGATACAAGGGCGCTTACCCGGCATATAAGAAAATCCGGTGCCATGCGCGCCATGATCTCCACCACGGATCTGGATCCCGAATCCCTTGTGGCCCGGGCAAGATTGATTCCTTCCATGGAAGGATCGGACCTGGTGGGATATGTCACAACCCCCAAACCCTATTTCTGGAAAGACAACACCCCTGATTATGTGGATACCCCAAGCCTTGAAAACCCCTCCATATGGCGTCACAAAGGTAAAAAACACTCTGTGGTGGCCCTGGATTTCGGCATAAAATATAATATTATCCGCTGCCTTGAGAATGCCGGGTGCGAGGTGCTGGTGGTTCCGGCAAAAACAGATGCCAGGACCATAAAACAGCTGAATCCCGACGGTGTTTTCCTGTCCAACGGTCCCGGCGACCCCGAACCCTTGACCTATATTGTGGAGACCATACGCCAGCTTCTTGACTATTTTCCGGTTTTCGGTATTTGTCTGGGCATGCAGCTTCTCGGACTTGCCATGGGCGGTAAAACCATGAAGATCAAATTCGGGCACAGGGGCGGCAATCAGCCAGTGAAGAACATGGATACCGGCAAGGTTGAGATCACCTCCCAGAACCACGGGTTTGCCGTGGATCTGAATACCCTTGACCGAAAAAAGTGCCACCTGACCCATATCAACCTGAACGAGGACTCCCTGGAAGGACTTAAAAACGACACCATCCGGGCGTTTGCGGTCCAGTACCACCCCGAAGCCTCCCCGGGTCCCCATGATGCGGCCTATCTTTTTAACCAGTTTGCAAAAGTGATGGAAAATGCCAAAGCGTAA
- a CDS encoding MarR family transcriptional regulator produces MDNYSKIIDLSIGYLVGRLSRAIIKRLSKKFQDAGIDVSYEQWSILVHLYRQDGQTQQSLARTAVKDKAAITRLLNGLEKKNIVLRVPDRNDKRSNLVYLTNKAKELKPHLLGFVEEMLDEAEHGISPEDMTLCRATINNIFSNFDRLNNPVSQDKQRSASKVPTGISQKKTN; encoded by the coding sequence GTGGACAACTACAGCAAGATCATTGACTTATCTATTGGCTATCTTGTGGGACGATTATCCAGAGCCATCATCAAGCGGCTGTCAAAAAAATTCCAGGATGCTGGAATTGATGTGAGTTATGAGCAATGGAGCATACTTGTACATCTATACCGCCAGGATGGCCAAACCCAGCAATCCCTTGCCCGGACCGCCGTTAAAGACAAAGCGGCAATCACCCGCCTTTTAAATGGACTTGAGAAAAAAAATATTGTGCTCAGAGTTCCTGACCGGAATGATAAACGCAGCAATCTTGTTTACCTTACAAACAAAGCCAAAGAATTAAAACCCCATCTTTTAGGCTTTGTAGAAGAAATGTTGGATGAGGCTGAGCATGGAATAAGTCCGGAAGATATGACCCTGTGCAGAGCAACCATCAATAATATATTTTCAAATTTTGATCGCCTGAACAACCCCGTTTCACAGGATAAACAGAGATCTGCATCAAAGGTCCCGACAGGTATTTCACAGAAGAAGACTAATTAG